A section of the Larus michahellis chromosome 1, bLarMic1.1, whole genome shotgun sequence genome encodes:
- the NHLRC3 gene encoding NHL repeat-containing protein 3 isoform X1: protein MYKLDIGWPKIPEYFTGQTFCVAVDSLHRLVYVGQRGDNVPKVLVFSEEGYFLYSWNNTVEMPHGIFVLNTATDSSVWITDVGTGKYGHTVKQYSPSGKLMQVLGTPGNAGSSLIPLQFDQPAEVFVEESGDIYIVDGDGGMNNRLLKLSNDYKEIWLTGTNGTGIGQFNIPHSVTVDPFGRVWVADRDNKRIQVFDKVTGEWLGSWSSCFSEDGPYSVRFTANYKYLIVAQLNINRLAILAAPPVGSIGDCIMVNTVQLADETKPHLVDVDMKSGAVYVAEIGAQQVQKYIPLS from the exons ATGTACAAGTTGGACATAGGCTGGCCTAAAATTCCAGAATACTTCACTGGTCAAACATTTTGTGTTGCTGTTGACTCTCTTCATCGTTTGGTCTATGTGGGACAA aggGGAGATAATGTACCAAAGGTACTTGTATTCTCAGAGGAAGGCTATTTTCTTTACTCCTGGAATAATACAGTTGAAATGCCTCATGGTATCTTTGTATTGAACACCGCAACAGATAGTTCAGTATGGATCACAGATGTCGGAACAG ggAAATATGGTCACACCGTGAAACAATACAGCCCTTCGGGTAAACTTATGCAGGTCTTGGGCACACCAGGTAATGCTGGTTCAAGTTTGATTCCCCTGCAATTTGATCAACCAGCAGAGGTCTTTGTAGAGGAAAGTGGAGATATCTATATTGTGGATGGAGACGGAGGAATGAATAACAGATTGCTCAAACTATCCAACG ATTACAAAGAGATATGGCTGACTGGAACAAATGGGACCGGCATTGGTCAGTTCAATATTCCTCACAGTGTAACAGTGGATCCTTTTGGACGG GTATGGGTTGCAGACAGAGACAACAAAAGAATCCAAGTTTTTGATAAAGTCACAGGGGAATGGCTGGGGTCTTGGAGCAGCTGTTTTTCAGAAGATGGACCCTATTCTGTCAG ATTTACTGCCAATTACAAATACCTGATTGTAGCTCAGCTGAATATCAACCGGTTAGCAATCTTGGCAGCACCACCGGTTGGCTCCATTGGGGACTGTATTATGGTCAACACAGTCCAGCTGGCAGATGAAACCAAACCGCACCTTGTGGATGTAGACATGAAGAGTGGAGCAGTCTATGTTGCAGAGATTGGAGCCCAGCAAGTACAAAAATACATACCCTTAAGCTGA
- the NHLRC3 gene encoding NHL repeat-containing protein 3 isoform X2, whose amino-acid sequence MRRKRPEGPWLVMAGGLLALLALLWGAQVLKAFDYSSPWKGQQQMYKLDIGWPKIPEYFTGQTFCVAVDSLHRLVYVGQRGDNVPKVLVFSEEGYFLYSWNNTVEMPHGIFVLNTATDSSVWITDVGTGKYGHTVKQYSPSGKLMQVLGTPGNAGSSLIPLQFDQPAEVFVEESGDIYIVDGDGGMNNRLLKLSNDYKEIWLTGTNGTGIGQFNIPHSVTVDPFGRVWVADRDNKRIQVFDKVTGEWLGSWSSCFSEDGPYSVRFTANYKYLIVAQLNINRLAILAAPPVGSIGDCIMVNTVQLADETKPHLVDVDMKSGAVYVAEIGAQQVQKYIPLS is encoded by the exons ATGAGGCGGAAGCGGCCGGAGGGGCCGTGGCTAGTGATGGCCGGCGGCCTGCTCGCCCTGCTCGCCCTGCTCTGGGGCGCCCAG gttttaaaagcatttgattaCTCCTCTCCATGGAAGGGACAGCAACAGATGTACAAGTTGGACATAGGCTGGCCTAAAATTCCAGAATACTTCACTGGTCAAACATTTTGTGTTGCTGTTGACTCTCTTCATCGTTTGGTCTATGTGGGACAA aggGGAGATAATGTACCAAAGGTACTTGTATTCTCAGAGGAAGGCTATTTTCTTTACTCCTGGAATAATACAGTTGAAATGCCTCATGGTATCTTTGTATTGAACACCGCAACAGATAGTTCAGTATGGATCACAGATGTCGGAACAG ggAAATATGGTCACACCGTGAAACAATACAGCCCTTCGGGTAAACTTATGCAGGTCTTGGGCACACCAGGTAATGCTGGTTCAAGTTTGATTCCCCTGCAATTTGATCAACCAGCAGAGGTCTTTGTAGAGGAAAGTGGAGATATCTATATTGTGGATGGAGACGGAGGAATGAATAACAGATTGCTCAAACTATCCAACG ATTACAAAGAGATATGGCTGACTGGAACAAATGGGACCGGCATTGGTCAGTTCAATATTCCTCACAGTGTAACAGTGGATCCTTTTGGACGG GTATGGGTTGCAGACAGAGACAACAAAAGAATCCAAGTTTTTGATAAAGTCACAGGGGAATGGCTGGGGTCTTGGAGCAGCTGTTTTTCAGAAGATGGACCCTATTCTGTCAG ATTTACTGCCAATTACAAATACCTGATTGTAGCTCAGCTGAATATCAACCGGTTAGCAATCTTGGCAGCACCACCGGTTGGCTCCATTGGGGACTGTATTATGGTCAACACAGTCCAGCTGGCAGATGAAACCAAACCGCACCTTGTGGATGTAGACATGAAGAGTGGAGCAGTCTATGTTGCAGAGATTGGAGCCCAGCAAGTACAAAAATACATACCCTTAAGCTGA